From Penaeus monodon isolate SGIC_2016 chromosome 6, NSTDA_Pmon_1, whole genome shotgun sequence, the proteins below share one genomic window:
- the LOC119574456 gene encoding uncharacterized protein LOC119574456 isoform X1: protein MAKESNTFRDHDVIRHADAGPSSVESRLVNGTRQAKGLTQNHIYETLKASKRDNCADKSNAQKSRLPISTQSAAMNVAVKLSAGGLGHPSPRPPKVHFKR from the exons ATGGCCAAGGAGAGCAACACATTTAG GGACCATGACGTAATAAGACACGCAGATGCGGGACCCTCATCAGTAGAATCTCGCCTTGTAAATGGGACCAGACAGGCCAAAGGACTGACCCAAAATCATATTTATGAGACTCTGAAAGCCTCTAAACGTGACAACTGTGCCGACAAAAGTAACGCGCAGAAGTCACGGCTCCCTATATCTACCCAGTCGGCAGCGATGAATGTAGCTGTCAAGCTGAG TGCTGGTGGATTGGGCCATCCATCACCTCGGCCGCCAAAAGTGCATTTCAAGAGATAG
- the LOC119574456 gene encoding uncharacterized protein LOC119574456 isoform X2: MAKESNTFRDHDVIRHADAGPSSVESRLVNGTRQAKGLTQNHIYETLKASKRDNCADKSNAQKSRLPISTQSAAMNVAVKLSRSQQSPRK; encoded by the exons ATGGCCAAGGAGAGCAACACATTTAG GGACCATGACGTAATAAGACACGCAGATGCGGGACCCTCATCAGTAGAATCTCGCCTTGTAAATGGGACCAGACAGGCCAAAGGACTGACCCAAAATCATATTTATGAGACTCTGAAAGCCTCTAAACGTGACAACTGTGCCGACAAAAGTAACGCGCAGAAGTCACGGCTCCCTATATCTACCCAGTCGGCAGCGATGAATGTAGCTGTCAAGCTGAG TAGATCCCAGCAGTCACCCAGAAAATAA